From Penaeus chinensis breed Huanghai No. 1 chromosome 29, ASM1920278v2, whole genome shotgun sequence:
CATGGTTGATAGCGAACCATTGTGCCCGTAGGCTAGCTGATGTGTGATTTTTAAGGGACGACTGgcttggttttatttttattgaacgatttattgatttattgatttgtaACTTGCCGTTTTTATGTGTggttgatttctttttcttttttttttcttcttcttgacccTATGACTTTTTTTATTGCTTGACTATTGAGGGAGGGATGTTGGGCGTATGTGAATTTTGGAGGCAATGACAGTTGAAGTGATgcacgagggaaaaaaaaaaaaaataattctctcTAATATGACGTGAATGTGACGAGGTTCAGCAACCTTAGCTTGATAATGGTGGTTGGTTCATGACGACTCCGCTCACGTGACGAACGACCCCCATCTGACGACCCACGAGTGACTAATGACTGGGCTTTGTAGGTTGGTATAACACTCAAAGTCTACGCGAGTGACGACGACCGACGTGCTGGTGACTTCGCCTCTTTTCCGCGGAGGTATAGCATAGGAcacgaagggaggagaaagggagggattttATAGATCACGTGACTTCTCGCAAATGAACTTTAACGGTGAAAAAATGATAACAGGGGaggcaatatatgtatgtattaatatgtatatattatatatatatgtgtatatatatatgtatatatatgtgtatatatattatatatattatatatatattatatatatatatataatgacttcaGAGTTTCGACTGATGGGTAATTTATTTTACCGGTGACTATTTTGCGGCACTGGAAAGTCTGTTTTGGAAAGCTCGAAGCAAACGAGtgccaaaaaaaattatattgattacgTAGTATAATCTAGATTTTGAATAGGCGTCGCGAAGCCATACTGTTCAATTGAGAGATAGGAGTGGGATATAACCGGAGAAATATAACATCGCCCAGGCTGACAAAACGACATGACACACTTGAGACAACCGAGGAACTAAGCGACAAACGGGACTGCAGGAGAACTAAGTAATTTACCAGAAAGGTTTTGATAAAtcatggaattaaaaaaaaaaaaaaggcccctAATCAAACAGTGAGAAGTAATTAATAAGAAATGACAGAGTGAGGAACGAGGTAGTAACACGTTGTCTTGAACACGTAAATGTAATGGTTGTTGATGTAGACTAGGGGCGGCAGCTGAGAGTTTCGGTCTCTTGCAGGGATTCCTGGGAGACGGCTACAGGCGGCACTGCCCTATATGCGGCAAGGGTTTCGACCAGCCCTACAACCTCCAGCGACACATCCGTACACACACGGGGGAGCGGCCGTACCCATGCCCCTTCTGCCCGTACGCTGCCTCCGAACGCTCGCACCGCAAGTCCCATGTAGCCCGCCGCCACCGTCAGGAGTATGCCACTTGGACCGAGTAGGGTAGCCGCGGGAGAGGCTGGACACGACCGAgggcctcccttctccccctcctccgcctcctcctctgcctctctctttctcccccgcccATTTCGCCTCGTATGAAATTCACACGTCGGTGAAATGGAGGGGGGTGAAAacagaggtagatagagggaaagagagagatatagagaaaacacAACTGACAGTGTGAAAAgcgagtaagaaaaagaaaaagaaagaaagaaaaggagggggggaatggagccGAATTTTTCCCAAACGAAGCCAAAATGCAGGCAGTCGGACaacgtgggggaaagggggggctgTTGACACGCAATCACTCGCACGCAAACGTCTCGCACGCAAAAGCCCGAGTCCGAAGCCGTAGCCACACGGGTAGCGGTTGTTGGTTCAAGGTTCAGATGCTCTGCCTCGTTCCTCAGTGACGTATAGACTTTGAAACTGTTCATTGACTCTACGCaacaatgaaatatgaaaataaacataaacaaaaaacacaaataacgaaagaaaagaaaatggtaaataaatGTTGGAAACCTACGGGATGTGGCATTCTGCACgtcatatacacgcacgcatccgCTGTAACGAGTCCCAAGCCGGTGCCGGTCTCAGCCGAACacctcgcgcgcgtgtgtgcgtgcgtgtgtgcgtatgttcgtgTGTGAGGCGCACGCACACATCCGCCAGGTGCACGCAAGCGTCGTCACACGCGTGCGTTTGGGGAATCAATacacctcactctcactcatatcCGGGTTTGACAAACGAATATTTCGTATGGCAATAGTAGAGGTTCAGCAGATTTGTAATGAAATGTATGCTTGGACATTAATGTTCTGGAGTgttaaggaaaatgaaataaagttaaaaaaacaaCTTGCAGGGATTATGTGCCGGTAAATGGGTTTTACATGCCTAATATATTTACTGTGTTGctatatactgtaaaaaaaaaagctcaTTTACTGAAGAATGTGAAATTTCAGGGAAATATTTATACTGTTTACAGACAGATAGGTCAAGCGTCGAGCAAATGTACACAACACCTACATAGATTTATTTTAGTCTGTCAGTGACTACACAGCACTCATCCTCTTTCATGTTGCTTGTCATTTTCCCACAGAGTCATACAGTTAACtgcatccctcactccctcccacacacGTATTTTACTAACACTGAATGTTCTTTGTGTGATACTTAGAACAATGCCTTTTCACTCTGTTCTGCTCATActccttgctacagacaccacttCCCTACATACCCCTCTGTAGACCCATACTTTTCATATACACTCTTTGTATATGGGATATCAAAGCAGTTCACACACCTCTTGCCCTCTGCCCCAACAGTCACAGCTCTTCCATTTAACAGATTTATTCCCTGTTCACAGTTCACATTTCTGTCAGATACAGAATATATAGCCTGTATTTGGCtcattgtacccccccccccccccctacacacactttCCTTATTATTACCCTGAAAGTCACATCATTGATACACCTGCCACTCCCTCCCCTGTTTTGATGACCATCTATGCTTGTCTGCtcctagcccccctccccccacttattTTGAATTCACACTTCATGCACTTTTATCACACTTCAATAATATATCCTCTTCACTAACATTCTTGACACTTTTCACTGTACACGAGGAAACATTTTGAAAAAGGAAATGTATTTAAAAGCTGTCTTTTCACTGTTTTGAGGAGAATGttaatttgatatttatttttttaatcattcttattgttattttatttttgaccAGTAATCACCTGTTGTAGATTTGTATACATAGAGAAGACTTGTCAAGTTTATAATGAAGAGTGGTCACAACTGCCCATATATGTAGACACTAGCAGTAATGGATTAATTTGGATTCATAGGTTTAGACTGAAAATCATGAGATTGAGTTTTACTCTTTTGGATTTTATGTGGGTAATGTTTGTGGAAATTTTGTTGGATCATTGCACACACCCTTTGTGATTTTACCATGTTGTCTGATTGCTAATGATGCATTTGATTTTGCATACAATAAGCTCCATTCTAACTccatgttatttttactatcattctaGTTAGAAATGCCTCTGAAGGagacatttattttttgtaatttaaaTCAATTCACAAGATTTTGCACTTCTGTTTCAAACTAATGCAAAGTAGCATGCACGTGTGGAGCACTGTCTAATCAAGGTTCTAGTTTTTAGGCCAATATTCTTGAAAGTTGTTGGCCGTCACTTTGTTTCCATTAAAAGATTGAAAGGATAGATTGTGAGATAATGCAATTTAAGATATTAATGATTggataaatttttttttgttttgttgtgatcAAATATTGATTTGCTGAAATTCACTGCTCTGTAAGATTGATATCTTGGGAAATGAGTTATCAATGTttaagatgtgtatatacatatacattttagacTATACAAAATAGCCTTAGTAATTGAGTAGCCTGTTAGATTTCTGGTGTTGTATCAACAAGAGTAATtgatggaaggagaaaaggaaggtgacTTTAGGTACGgaaatataaaactttttttttttttcatttatattctgtTTTCTAAAAGCTTAAGATTGTagtatagtattattagtatactTATCTTTATGATTTAGTTTTCTATGTTCATTTCCTTTTGATGATGATTGGTACTGCTCAAAATCACCACCAGGAAtgtttttttaagaaatatgtaGCAATGGGTGGGAATCTTGTACACTGAATTAATGAAAGTATGTGGGGTTTTAAAACTACTATTTTTCCAAACACAAATGAGTAGATGTTATTCTAGGTTTGTCTTTTTTAAGAGCTTATGATGCTGTTATTTTACTGGACCTTtgcacatgaataaaaaaaaaaagatatctttgatgtgttaatatattttgctttttgtcttattttgcaACCCAGATATTTCAACATGTCTTACTTAAAACATTCTTGTGAAGTACTGAATTCCGTAACACTTTTTATGTTTGTAGTATCTATTAAAATGTTTGAATTTTTGAAGCAATACCCTGGTATTTGATTTGATGATCCTACTCAAACTAAGAGGAAGAAACTACTTCCCTGGTTCATGTGTCTTTCCTcagtaaagaaagagggaaagtaaaaaaaatcattattgtaGAAAATTGTGATTCTGAAAGCAGTTTTTTGAATCATTTTTTCATGAACCTGGCTAATTGTGGTGGAAAAGAAGACAGGTCACAGGATTCCAATATTTCCTTCAGTTGCTGGCAGACAAGTTATGCCCTAAAATCAAATAGtctggtgtaatgaaagagaaagCATTTAGGatattatgtaaaaataattgaaaatgacTCTTTGGGACCTGTTTGGTAAGAAATGTGCTCATGACAGGAGTGTATGGAAAACTCCACAAGAAAGAATTCATTGTATTTAAGAATCATGCAAAATCTCAAAATTACCGTGAACATTCTGGTTccatgtctttttctttctttttcattaaatgGGAAGACCTTATACATGCCTTGCCATATCTTTGAACAATTATTTGAGTTGAGCTGCTTGGATTACATAAATTCTTATTGAGattaattgttattttctttactctttaatttcattaataatcattgtcatatcCAGTTCACATGAAACTTACTAGATAATTTCTAAATTTGTTGCACAAGTTTAAGGAATGCTATTTTTATATGGTAATCAGTTATttgcttacctcccccccccccccctttcccatttcctaaATGCTCTTCCTGATGGTGCTCCACATATTTTAGTTAATGATATTTgtcaaaaatatttgaaaatgctACAGACATATGAAGATGTGATTTAACCCTTTGTGATGTCTGTGtatctttcatttcttatttttatcatggaGGAAGTAAATGTCTAGAACAAGAGtattatttagtttttaattTGTATTCCTCAACATATTAAAGCTCTGTTactatgggaggggaagggagatcaatgtttcattgttttttgtatGGTCATACTAAATGCATGGTAATTTATATTTAAGGGGCATTTATCAAACAGTTTACAGTCAGGAGATGCCACAacaggaggagataaggaaggtggaatgagaggtataaagaaaaacataaatggaAGAAAGGCATGGCTGAGGTGTTGTGTGGTTGTTGCAGGGCGTGGGCGGGTGTGGTCTGGCTGCCGCAGATACCCGTCGAATGTGGACTAgcagtggcagcagcagcagtggtgCCGCCAGCAGTCATGCTATTGGTGTTGTAAACTCTGCAGGTGGCAGTCTTAATTTGGAGAAGCAACAACTTATGCTGGCTGTACAGGCAGTGGCTGGGGGGCATATGACAGGTCGGCAAGCAGCACGAGCCTTCAATGTACCTCGCACCACACTTCGGCGCTGGGTCACCCACGATCGCCGCCTCCACCCATGTCCTTATTGCCCCTATCGTGCTACTGAGCGATCTCACCTCAAGAAGCACCTTGCTCGTCGTCACCGAGACTTACCTAACCAACACGGCTCAGCCATGCACCCCATTCACCAACTCCCCCCTGAACctgaatcccctccccccccaactgtACCAGTGGTAGCCTCGCAACCTGCATCCACTCCCCCTGTCTTTGAATCCCAAAAGGAAGAATCTGCCTTATCCACAAATGTCCCTTGAAGCAATTAtgcatatattgttatcattccccCTCAGGATGATGCTGAGGGTCCTGTTTTGACTTTTGAAGTCGAAAGTACCATAGAACAGACACAGACTTCTTTTGCTCATATCAAACTCATACTACACTACATTTGAGAATTACAGTAGCTAGTGTATAGCAGGGTATGGTGCCAAAGTGGTATAAGTTTAAGCTTTCTTTCTAATGACATGTTCTTAGGAGAAAAGTGCTCTTCCAGAATGATTTAAGTAGCATAGTGGAgattttaaataaagaaaaaattgcATTTGACCAGTAAGCCAAAGCAGAATGTGATACTAAGAGCATCCTCAGAATAATTTTCCATTAAAGAAGTGACACCTCATTTCAGATATCTGAAATTCTTGCAAGAGAATTCACATAAATAGAACTGCAGTGCATACTGTGTTTTTCAATTTTACTTTTGATGTTCAACTGATTTGCTCAATGTGAACCTCATACTGTATCAGACAGTTACAATGAAACAGAATACCTTGTGAAGGAAAGTAACAAGCATAAAGCACTTTGAAATCAAACTCACCAGTATGATAAGCCAGTGAGTAGGAAAATGAATATGTACTAGGTAGCAAACAGATGAATATTAGGATTACCCGGAAAATGAACTATTCCCACCACAAACCCATACATACaggtgcatatgtgtacatttatcttTACGAACACAGATTTACATAACAAACTTGTACTAATACATGCCATTTTTGGACAGATGCATATCATTTTACAGAACTGGATACA
This genomic window contains:
- the LOC125040448 gene encoding zinc finger protein 672-like, encoding MEGLPSRTQLKGNMLNFLKSGKRSKNRYISTETDPSYEDPFGLQRHMVDSEPLCPLTKRHDTLETTEELSDKRDCRRTKLGAAAESFGLLQGFLGDGYRRHCPICGKGFDQPYNLQRHIRTHTGERPYPCPFCPYAASERSHRKSHVARRHRQEYATWTE